The genomic DNA TGCTGAGGAAGGCCAGGATGACGAGCGGCACCGTCATGTAGCGGGAGCTCTCGTGGGCATGGGCGACACGGGCTTCCTTGGAGCGCTCGCCCTCGAAGGTGAGGACGTACACGCGCGTCATGTAGAAGGCCGTGCACAACGCGATGACGAGTCCCACGACGTAGAGCGCGGTGGCCGCGCCCTCGAAGCCGACCAGATGGTTGTGGTGCACGCCGTGCAGCAGGGCGTCCTTGGACAAGAAGCCGGAGGACAAGGGGAGGATGCCGGTGATGGTCAGCGTGGCGACGAGGAACGTCCACCACGTGGTCCTCATCTCGCCGCGCAGGCCGCCCAGCTTCTTGATGTCCGTCTCATCCCCGTTGCCGTGCATCACGCTGCCGGCGCCCAGGAAGAGGCAGGCCTTGAAGAAGGCGTGGGTGACGAGGTGCAGCACCGCCGCCCAGAAGATGCCCGTGCCCACGCCCATGAACATGAGACCCAGCTGGGACACGGTGGAGTAGGCGAGCACCTTCTTGATGTCGTCCTGCGCGAAGGCGATGAGCGCCGCGAGCAGCGCGGTGAAGGCGCCGATGATGGCCACCGTCAGCATGGCCGTGGGGCTGAGCACCAGCAGGTAGCTCATGCGGCAGAAGAGGTAGACGCCCGCGGTCACCATCGTCGCCGCGTGGATGAGGGCGGAGACGGGCGTCGGGCCGGCCATGGCGTCCGGCAGCCAGACGTAGAGCGGGAACTGGGCGCTCTTGCCCGCGGCGCCGAGCAGGAACAGCAGCAGCGTCACCGTCAGCACGCCCCCGAAGGTACGGCCCGCGAGCGGTCCCTCCTGGATGGTCGTCTGCAGCGAGAGCGCGGCCTGCGTGTTGTTCTCCGTCGTGGTCGGCACGGCGTTGGCCAGGATCTCCAGCCCCGGGAAGCTCAGGGGACCCTTGAGCTCCAAACCCTCGCGGTAGCGTGCCTGGGCCGCCTCGGCGTTCACGCCCACCGTGGCGTAGTTCCCCACGTTCGCCTGGGTGCTGAAGGCGCTCACCAGCAGCACGAGCAGGAACGAGGCGATGAGGAAGGCGAAGTCGCCGATGCGGTTGGTGACGAACGCCTTGCGGCCCGCCCAGGCCTTGGCCGCGTCCGTGTACCAGAAGCCGATGAGCAGGTAGCTCGCGAGGCCCACGCCCTCCCAGCCCACGAACAGCAGCACGAGGTTGTCGGCGAGCACCAGCGTGAGCATCGCCGCGATGAAGAGGTTGAGGTAGGAGAAGTAGCGCCAGCCGCTCTCGTCGTGCTCCATGTAGCTGGTGGAGTAGACGTGGATGAGGAAGCCCACGCCGGTGATGACCAGCAGCATGACGCCCGACAGGTGGTCCACCATCAGGCCGAAGTTCACCCGGAAGTCCCCGGCGGCGAACCAGGTGCCGTAGTCGTAGCCGATGGCGTAGCGCACGGCGCTGG from Melittangium boletus DSM 14713 includes the following:
- the nuoL gene encoding NADH-quinone oxidoreductase subunit L, translating into MEALKSFFMTAPVEPAVFAQSLWLIIALPLLGAFVCGVFGKKLGRGNVHLIACATVAGSFVLSALAFWCVNHAPPGGSPVSMENPFSSSAVRYAIGYDYGTWFAAGDFRVNFGLMVDHLSGVMLLVITGVGFLIHVYSTSYMEHDESGWRYFSYLNLFIAAMLTLVLADNLVLLFVGWEGVGLASYLLIGFWYTDAAKAWAGRKAFVTNRIGDFAFLIASFLLVLLVSAFSTQANVGNYATVGVNAEAAQARYREGLELKGPLSFPGLEILANAVPTTTENNTQAALSLQTTIQEGPLAGRTFGGVLTVTLLLFLLGAAGKSAQFPLYVWLPDAMAGPTPVSALIHAATMVTAGVYLFCRMSYLLVLSPTAMLTVAIIGAFTALLAALIAFAQDDIKKVLAYSTVSQLGLMFMGVGTGIFWAAVLHLVTHAFFKACLFLGAGSVMHGNGDETDIKKLGGLRGEMRTTWWTFLVATLTITGILPLSSGFLSKDALLHGVHHNHLVGFEGAATALYVVGLVIALCTAFYMTRVYVLTFEGERSKEARVAHAHESSRYMTVPLVILAFLSIAALWYALPLMPGRSGIKQPVMENFLGPVFASAERIAARGAQVKLDHSLPSGLDYAIAWVTALVGGGLAAFAYRKYFPARAGTPAPVWARSVRRFTQNKFYVDEVYDFLIIRPVKGVGTIVFKMVETVIDKGLVHGTAWVTNFAGITLRYLQTGDAQAYATVMALALLGGAVYAIIQVLN